The sequence below is a genomic window from Ovis canadensis isolate MfBH-ARS-UI-01 breed Bighorn chromosome 1, ARS-UI_OviCan_v2, whole genome shotgun sequence.
ACAAATCTGGTATGTCATGGAGGAGACCCAGTCACCACTCCCAGCTCTCTGGTGAGCAACAAAAACTCTGCTCTTGGGAATATTTGCATTAAGaacagatgtatttttaaaaattagctaaaTTTAAACTGAGCTAATCCTTATGTtaatatttaaactatttaaagaaaacaatctTGATTTTCTTGCTCTgagtttaataaaaatgtttatttaaatctgaaaagtgggcagaagaatcTCTGATTTACATAACAGTTTGTATGTAGTAGTTTTCTGGGTAACATAAACATGAGTATGGCCAACAGGTATAAATATGTTTTTGGAAGTATTTTGTTAAAACTCATAAATAAAGCCCCCAAAAGACACATTCTGAAAAGGTATGAAAGTTTGGGGTCAGGGGAGAGCTTCAGTTAACTATATTTCCCAAGGCCTCATTCTTTCCTATTTGTAAAATTATTAGTCTTGTAGCTTTAGTTTTAACATAGTAACATATCAACAAATTATTACTGATATAGGCTTTTCAATTTGCTCAAAATTACAAAGTATAAGTGGAATGAAGCAGCATTTCCAGTTGACAAATGGATCCACAGGTAATGCCATGTCTCTAAAATTAAGTTTGTGACAATTAAACCAAAAAATTGTAGCAATGAGAAAACTATTGACAAAGTACAACCATGGAATGTTCATTTCAATGTAAGCTGGAATCTGTACTTTAAGTAAAAGGATAATGACTTGAAGTAGTACAAATGGTAACCAGGTACCAAGAAAACAGATGATCAGCTTGGGCAAGAGTGTTTTTTTAGAGTTCATGGTATAAGAAGAGTCTGATGAAAACGGAAAATACAGGATAGTCTCATTCATGTAGGAAGTTATCCTAACAGCCTGTACCAAGGTAATGACTTCTGACCAAGAGGTTATAAAACCCATAAATAAAATTGTCACCATGGAGAATGACAGCCAGTAACTCTGAGCACCAATATAGAAAGGACATTGATGAGAATAAACGTTTTGTGCCTTCAGGCTTTGGTAGATAGCTGGATCTCCCAAAACATAAGTAAGGACAgaaatccaaattaaaataattgtaaaGAAATAACATACTTTTTGACACTTAAATGGAAGATTGGTGGCTTTAGAGAAATAAAGGTAATAATCTATACAAGCTATCAGGAAAACTGGATAATGCAAAAAACCgtaagtaaaagaaataatttgaataaataGGCAGATGTGGTATTTAGTAAATCTAATGCCCAAAAGCACAAAATCCCTGAAATAAGATATAAGGGAAATATTCACCAAAAGTAGAAGATCAGTAAATGCTAGTGAAATGcaaaaatattccaaaaaattTTGATGggtgtttttccttttcattcctaATGTGAGGATATTTAACAGTATTTTCCCAAGTATAATCAAGAATAACAGACAGTTACCATCTAGAAGCTGATGTGTTTGATGCAGCTGGTACTGAAAAGAGCAGTTCTCTGAATTAAGAGCACTCATTTTTTGAGTTAAATTTCAAAGGCCTGCTGCTACAATAAAACAGTGCTTCACTTGATTTTCCATCCCTGCAAAGAAAAGTGAACAAAGTAAGCACctcaaaaatcaaatattttaatccaGTCACTTCCCTGAATAATTAACCTTATATTTCTCACACAGAACACGATCGAGAAGAATTCATGCATATACTCTGGTCATTCTTTGAGATGCAGATGGTCGCATCTATAACCAAACTGCTTTATTTAAATTAGTTAACTTATTTTTTGAGGATAAATTTCTTgaatgcccttctcctcctgatttcaatttaaattgtttaaattcaagatattttttaaaagctagatAAAACACTTTATTTACCAGAGCCAAAATACAGGCTTCAAATAGCAGCCTGATCAGAATACTCAGAACAATCATCCACTGATAGGTGCGGACTCAGTTCCGCTCTGACTCTAGACATtacctggttttgtttttctgcccATGAAATTTAGATGATACTCATGAGGCCCCTTTAGTATAGCTGTTTTCAAAGCCTTTTAGCCGTAGGATCATCATTTAAATAAATCTCCAAGCTCAAAGATATAAAACAGATGGTTCAGGTGAAAATCATGAGAATATTGGTAAAGGAAAGATTTATCTTTTGGATGTGACCTGTCAAGTGTGGCACCTGGAGAGATGAAAGAAGGTAGGGAAGGAGCAGGGACCAAGTAGGGCTACCTGGAAACATCaagaattgctgctgctgctgctaagttgcttaagtcgtgtcctactctgtacaaccccatagacggcagcccaccaggctcccccatccctgggattctccaggcaagaacactggagtgggttgccatttccttctccaatgcatgaaagtgaaggtgaaaagcgagagtgaagtcgctcagtcgtgtccaactcttggcgaccccgtggactggagcccaccaggctcctctgtccacaggattttccaggcaagagtactggagtgggttgccatttccttctccaatgcatgaaagtgaaaagggaaagtcgctcagtcgtgtccgactcttagcgaccccatggactggagcccaccaggctcctccgtccacaggattttccaggcgagagtactggagtgggttgccatttccttcccaatgcatgaaaatgaaaagtgagagtgaagtcgctcagtcatgtccgactcttggtgaccccatggactggagcccaccaggctcctccacccatgggattttccaggcgagagtactggagtgggttgccatttcctctccaatgcatgaaaatgaaaagtgagagtgaagtcgctcagtcgtgtccgactcttggcgaccccgtggactggagcccaccaagctcctccgtccacaggattttccaggcgcgagcactggagtgggtgccatcatAAGTGCAAAGGAACAAGAATGGAGCTGCGTAATTTTTTATCCTGCGTTTCACTTAAGTAAACCTCCTGTTGAAATTTatcatggtattttttttaaacatgtaacATTCACAAGGCATAACAACATTCAATGTGTAGAAAATATAGAGTGAAAACTAAGTCTTCCTATCccaagaaacatttttaatggctgcTTAGTAGCCCATCATAAGGAGGTATCACTTTTAGCCTATCCCTAATTGTTGACATTCATGAGTAAGTTTTTTGTTACTGTTGGGGCTGGGGTTTTTTTCCTTGCTGTTATACACAGTGGTAGAACAGTCTTGCAGAAACAACTTTGGGTCAACTGTGCCTTTTGTCTTTAGGATGTTTcttgaatttccttctttttcttccatcctttcctgatttcttcctctttgaaCTTCCTCTTTCATCATTGCTGTTTCCTGCTTGTAAAGCTGTTCAAGCTCCATTCCTGTTCCTTTGCACTTACCTAGCAattcttcatgtttttttttaaagatattatacatgtacagaaaaagtaaaaaggtACACATTAAGTTATTAATATAGTATTCCACTTACAGGTTTTTCTGAATTTCTcaaactttaag
It includes:
- the GPR160 gene encoding probable G-protein coupled receptor 160 yields the protein MSALNSENCSFQYQLHQTHQLLDGNCLLFLIILGKILLNILTLGMKRKNTHQNFLEYFCISLAFTDLLLLVNISLISYFRDFVLLGIRFTKYHICLFIQIISFTYGFLHYPVFLIACIDYYLYFSKATNLPFKCQKVCYFFTIILIWISVLTYVLGDPAIYQSLKAQNVYSHQCPFYIGAQSYWLSFSMVTILFMGFITSWSEVITLVQAVRITSYMNETILYFPFSSDSSYTMNSKKTLLPKLIICFLGTWLPFVLLQVIILLLKVQIPAYIEMNIPWLYFVNSFLIATIFWFNCHKLNFRDMALPVDPFVNWKCCFIPLILCNFEQIEKPISVIIC